From the Parus major isolate Abel unplaced genomic scaffold, Parus_major1.1 Scaffold542, whole genome shotgun sequence genome, the window GTGACCACTGGAGTCACCACAGTGACCATCAGAGTGACCACAGTGACCACCGGGGTGACCACAGTGACCATCAGAGTGACCAGAGTGACCATCAGAGTGACCACAGCGACGACTGGAGTGACCACAGTCACCATCAGAGCAACCACAGTGGTCACAATGTCCACCAGAGTGACCACGGTGATCACTTGAGTGACCAGAGTGACCATCAGAGTGACCACAGTGATCACTTGAGTGACAAGAGTGACCATCAGAGTGACCACAGCAACCACCAAAGTGATCACAGTGACCACTGGAGTGACCAGAGTGACCACTGGAGTGACCACAGTGACCATCAGAGTGACCACAGTGACCACCAAAGTGATCACAGTGACCACTGGAGTGACCAGAGTGACCACACTGATCACTTGAGTGACCACCAGAGTGACCCCAGTGGCCACAGTGACCGCCTGAGTGACCAGAGTGACCATCAGAGCAACCACAGTGGTCACAATGTCCACCAGAGTGACCACACTGATCACTTGAGTGACCACAGTGACCACCCCAGTGACCACCAGAGTGACCACGGTGACCACCAGAGTAACCAGAATGACCACAGTGGTCACAGTGACAACCACAGTGACCACCAGAGTGACCACTGTGATCACTCAAGTGACCAGAGTGACCATCAGAgtgaccacagtgaccacagtgaccaCTCCAGTGACCACCAGAGTGACCAGAGTGACCACAGTGACCACCCCAGTGACCACCAGAGTGACCACAGCAGTGAccggggcgggggcggggcccAGGGGAGGCCCCTGGGAAATAAAAGGTGGTGGAGCAAAATGGCGGCTGTGGGCGTGGTCAATGTGATGACGTCATTGGGGTTTATTGGGGGCGTGGTCAGGGTGATGACATCACTAGGAGGAATCACTTGTGGGCGTGGTCAGTGTGATGACATCACAGGGATTTTGGGGCGTGGTTGATGTGACGTCACTGGGATTTGGGGGCGTGGTCAGTGTGATGACATCACTGTGATTTGGGGGCGTGGTCGGTGTGATGACATCACAGGGATTTTGGGGCGTGGTTGATGTGACGTCACTGGGATTTGGGGGCGTGGTCAGTGTGATGACGTCACTGGGATTTCTGGGCGTGGTCAGTGCGATGACATCACTGTGATTTGGGGGCGTGTTCGATGTGATGTCAGTGATTTGGGGGTGTGGTCGGCGNNNNNNNNNNNNNNNNNNNNNNNNNNNNNNNNNNNNNNNNNNNNNNNNNNNNNNNNNNNNNNNNNNNNNNNNNNNNNNNNNNNNNNNNNNNNNNNNNNNNNNNNNNNNNNNNNNNNNNNNNNNNNNNNNNNNNNNNNNNNNNNNNNNNNNNNNNNNNNNNNNNNNNNNNNNNNNNNNNNNNNNNNNNNNNNNNNNNNNNNNNNNNNNNNNNNNNNNNNNNNNNNNNNNNNNNNNNNNNNNNNNNNNNNNNNNNNNNNNNNNNNNNNNNNNNNNNNNNNNNNNNNNNNNNNNNNNNNNNNNNNNNNNNNNNNNNNNNNNNNNNNNNNNNNNNNNNNNNNNNNNNNNNNNNNNNNNNNNNNNNNNNNNNNNNNNNNNNNNNNNNNNNNNNNNNNNNNNNNNNNNNNNNNNNNNNNNNNNNNNNNNNNNNNNNNNNNNNNNNNNNNNNNNNNNNNNNNNNNNNNNNNNNNNNNNNNNNNNNNNNNNNNNNNNNNNNNNNNNNNNNNNNNNNNNNNNNNNNNNNNNNNNNNNNNNNNNNNNNNNNNNNNNNNNNNNNNNNNNNNNNNNNNNNNNNNNNNNNNNNNNNNNNNNNNNNNNNNNNNNNNNNNNNNNNNNNNNNNNNNNNNNNNNNNNNNNNNNNNNNNNNNNNNNNNNNNNNNNNNNNNNNNNNNNNNNNNNNNNNNNNNNNNNNNNNNNNNNNNNNNNNNNNNNNNNNNNNNNNNNNNNNNNNNNNNNNNNNNNNNNNNNNNNNNNNNNNNNNNNNNNNNNNNNNNNNNNNNNNNNNNNNNNNNNNNNNNNNNNNNNNNNNNNNNNNNNNNNNNNNNNNNNNNNNNNNNNNNNNNNNNNNNNNNNNNNNNNNNNNNNNNNNNNNNNNNNNNNNNNNNNNNNNNNNNNNNNNNNNNNNNNNNNNNNNNNNNNNNNNNNNNNNNNNNNNNNNNNNNNNNNNNNNNNNNNNNNNNNNNNNNNNNNNNNNNNNNNNNNNNNNNNNNNNNNNNNNNNNNNNNNNNNNNNNNNNNNNNNNNNNNNNNNNNNNNNNNNNNNNNNNNNNNNNNNNNNNNNNNNNNNNNNNNNNNNNNNNNNNNNNNNNNNNNNNNNNNNNNNNNNNNNNNNNNNNNNNNNNNNNNNNNNNNNNNNNNNNNNNNNNNNNNNNNNNNNNNNNNNNNNNNNNNNNNNNNNNNNNNNNNNNNNNNNNNNNNNNNNNNNNNNNNNNNNNNNNNNNNNNNNNNNNNNNNNNNNNNNNNNNNNNNNNNNNNNNNNNNNNNNNNNNNNNNNNNNNNNNNNNNNNNNNNNNNNNNNNNNNNNNNNNNNNNNNNNNNNNNNNNNNNNNNNNNNNNNNNNNNNNNNNNNNNNNNNNNNNNNNNNNNNNNNNNNNNNNNNNNNNNNNNNNNNNNNNNNNNNNNNNNNNNNNNNNNNNNNNNNNNNNNNNNNNNNNNNNNNNNNNNNNNNNNNNNNNNNNNNNNNNNNNNNNNNNNNNNNNNNNNNNNNNNNNNNNNNNNNNNNNNNNNNNNNNNNNNNNNNNNNNNNNNNNNNNNNNNNNNNNNNNNNNNNNNNNNNNNNNNNNNNNNNNNNNNNNNNNNNNNNNNNNNNNNNNNNNNNNNNNNNNNNNNNNNNNNNNNNNNNNNNNNNNNNNNNNNNNNNNNNNNNNNNNNNNNNNNNNNNNNNNNNNNNNNNNNNNNNNNNNNNNNNNNNNNNNNNNNNNNNNNNNNNNNNNNNNNNNNNNNNNNNNNNNNNNNNNNNNNNNNNNNNNNNNNNNNNNNNNNNNNNNNNNNNNNNNNNNNNNNNNNNNNNNNNNNNNNNNNNNNNNNNNNNNNNNNNNNNNNNNNNNNNNNNNNNNNNNNNNNNNNNNNNNNNNNNNNNNNNNNNNNNNNNNNNNNNNNNNNNNNNNNNNNNNNNNNNNNNNN encodes:
- the LOC107199266 gene encoding histidine-rich glycoprotein-like, with the translated sequence KVGFFNQQAAEQLRLEETAAEFLQRSFNLAHQDARDHSDHQSNQSDHQSDHQSDQSDHWSHHSDHQSDHSDHRGDHSDHQSDQSDHQSDHSDDWSDHSHHQSNHSGHNVHQSDHGDHLSDQSDHWSDQSDHWSDHSDHQSDHSDHQSDHSDHWSDQSDHTDHLSDHQSDPSGHSDRLSDQSDHQSNHSGHNVHQSDHTDHLSDHSDHPSDHQSDHGDHQSNQNDHSGHSDNHSDHQSDHCDHSSDQSDHQSDHSDHSDHSSDHQSDQSDHSDHPSDHQSDHSSDRGGGGAQGRPLGNKRWWSKMAAVGVVNVMTSLGFIGGVVRVMTSLGGITCGRGQCDDITGILGRG